GGGGAACATTCACAAAAAATGTCGGGCGATCGCTAACTGTTAATTCCACGGGAACTTGATTAGCTGCACTCTTGGGAGGTTTGGGGGGTAATACTCCACTAATATCTTGTGGACTGCATTTTCCCCGCGCTGCGCCAGCTTCCAGATTGCGAGAACCACGAATTCCTGGCACTTTAAATCTTAATAGAGAACGCCGACGCGGAAATAATCTAGGCGTGGAACGCGGAAGACTGAATTGAGCAACATTATAAGTAGGCGCTGCAATGCTGGGGATTGTACTGAGAAGCAAATCTGGAATGAGAGTTAAACCTAGTGTAATTAATAGTAAGTTTTTTTTGAGCATATTTTTTACAATATATATGTTTATATTAATGACTATTTCATAGTATTTAAAGTTTCATTTTGTGAATCTCTCTGCCTAAATTTAGTGAATTTAGGCTTAATATAGCCTCAGTGAAATCACTATAGCACTCCTAAATAACGAGATTCCTGACTTCTTACAGAAATCGGGAATCTGAGTTTATCGATTTTTATCAATCAATTTCATTTAGAAATATTAAACAGCCAATGACAGATTAAAGAAAAACAGGTAGTTTGGACGCACATTAACTAAATATTTTTTACAAAAAAAATCATTACAGGGCTATTTTTTAACATTTACACTTTAGCTAATCAATCAAGAGGTAATACTAATGCTTGGTCAAGATTCCCAACACCGCAATTTCCGTCAAACAGTTTTAACCATTGGCGGGACAGTAGTTGTCACCAGTGTAGCGATCGCCGGATTAATTTTAGGATTGCGCGAACTGGGTAGTTTGCAGGGAATGGAGTTAGCTGCATTTGATTGGTTAATGCGATCGCGTCCTGATGAAGGAATAGACAATCGTTTTTTAATCGTTGGTGTGGATGATACAGATATCCAAACCCGCAAAGAATATCCCATTGAAGACGGCACAATGGCGCAGTTATTAACAAAACTCGAAGAACACGAACCGCGTGTAATTGGGATTGATATTTTGCGGGATGTCAAGCAAGGTACAGCCGCAGGTCGTACAGACTTAATGCAAACATTATCAGCAAACGAGAATATTGCCGCAGTCTGCGTCGTTAGTAAAGCCGATTCTCCCGGTATCGCCGCCGCACCAGGGATTCCTGAAGATAGAGTTGGAGTCGCAGATTTTACCGTAGATGCTGGTGGTACAGTCCGTCAAGGGATGATTATTTCCATTCCCAAAGCTTCCAAACTGCCAAAACCTAGCGAACATATCTGCAATATCGCTGACCCCGAAAACCAATTACCATCTCTGAGCTTTCAAATGGTGGTGCGTTATTTAGCCGCCCAAGGAATTGAACCAGAACTGACAAAATCTGGGGAATTAAAGTTTGGTTCTACCGTTCTCAAACGCTTGACGCCAAAATCGGGTGGATACCACAACATCGATACATCAGACTACCAAATACTACTTAACTATCGTTCTGCCAAAAACGCTGTCAAACAAGTATCTCTCAGTGAGGTTCTAGCAAATAAAGTTGACCCAGCGTTGATTAAAGACAAAATTGTCATGATTGGCTACACTGCCCAAATTGTCAAAGATACTTTTTATACACCTTATAGTGCAGGGTCAGCGGATAGTCAAAAAATGCCAGGGGTAGTAGTTCACGCCCAAAATGCTAGTCAGATATTAAGTGCAGTTTTGAATAAACGACCTTTATTTTGGTATTGGAATGAATTACAAGAAGGCTTATGGGTATTTGCTTGGTCACTAGTCGGGGGATTTTTAGCTTGGCGGATTCGTAAACCTTGGCTGTTGATCTTGGGTGGAGGAGTAGCGATCGCTATATTATTAGGAACCAACTATATAATATTTATCCATGCTGGTTGGATACCTCTAGTGCCACCAGTTTTAAGCCTTTTAGGTAGTGCTGTTGCTGTTGTTTTAATAGATAGATATGCCGCTACAATTGTGAAAACAGTTAAAGGCTTCCTCAAAATTAATATTGATATTGACGAAGACAAAAAAAATCAAGAAGTCGCGGCAATTACCGAAAGTGATTACTTTTTAGAATTACAGCACAAGGCTAAAGATTTGCGGGTTCGGGAGAATGAAGACAAATTATCTCTTACAACTACACCTGTTGTGAATGATTTCGATACTCATAATCTTTTACCTGACACAATCATTAATAAACCCTCAAATATCGAAACTACAGACATAGATTATTTACAACAAGTACGCGATAGGCGAAACAAACTTAATTCCCAAGAAACTTTACTTCCTCAAACCTCAAACACTAACTTAGAAATAACCACAACACCAACAACAATTGAAGAACCAGACGAATTAGAATACTTAGCAGATTTACAACGTCGCAGTAAAAAATTGAAGGAAAATAAATAATCATCATGAATTACCAAGAACCTGCCGAATCATCACCCCAAAATAGTAAGTTAGATATCATAGATTTACCAGACGAACAACGACAACTTGTTAATTGGATAACTCGCCAGCAAAAAGTTAGTCTATCAGAAGTATCAAGTCATCTGAATATTACAGAAGAACTGGCACAACAACAGCTACAAATATTAATTAACCAAGGGTTTATTCAAGAATCAGAAGATAATCAATTAGTTTGTTATCAACCCCGCTTTTCTACCCAAAAGAAAAGTAAGCTGAGTCAAAATATATGGGATAAACTCTAAACTATATAGATTTATACTCTGCGCTCTCTGGGTTTGGGCGATTCGCTAAAAGAAAATCACTTTTATCATGTCAAAAATTGTATCTATCCACTCATTTCGCGGCGGTACAGGTAAATCAAATTCCACCGCTAACCTAGCAGGAATAGTTGCACGTTATGGTTATCGGGTTGGGATTGTTGATACAGATATCCAATCTCCAGGTATTCATGTTCTGTTTGGTTTTGATGATCAGAAAATCAAATATTCCCTCAATGATTATCTTTGGGGACGCTGTAATATTGAAGAATCTGCCTACGATGTTAGCTCAACTTTAAGTCAAACAGTAGGAGCTAAGGGACGTATTTATCTCATTCCTTCGAGTATTAAAGCTAGAGATATTACCAAAGTTTTGCGAGAAGGATTTGATTTTAATTTACTCAATGAAGGCTTTCAAAAACTACTAGTTGCTTTGAAATTAGATTATCTATTCATTGATACCCATCCAGGACTTAACGAAGAAACCTTACTTTCAATTGCTATTTCTGATATTTTAGTGCTGATTCTCCGCCCCGATCGCCAAGATTTTCAAGGCACAGCCGTCACAGTGGAAGTAGCCCGCAAACTAGAAGTCCCAAAAATGTTGTTGTTAATTAATAAAGCGCTCCCAGCCCTAGATTTTGATGCACTCAAGCAACAGGTAGAAAAAACATATAACGCACCTGTCGCGGGTGTTTTACCACTTTCCGAAGAATTGATTCAACTGGCCAGTAGCGATTTGTTTTGTTTACGTCATCCAGAACATCCCTTCAGTCAAGTTATGACTAAGGTAGCCAAAATGATTATCCAATAGACATTTTCTAACTCTATTACCAAGGATTACCAATCATGGTAAAAGCTGCCCAAAAATACGGATGAGTCAACTTTCTATCACCAAGTTCTAGTAGGACTGGTGGTAATGCTACATCACCACGCGCAGTTCTCAGCCTACCCATTTCTATCCGCACTTGGCCTTTGAGCATGGCGACTTGCGCTCGTCGCAGAGCTTCGGCTTTGATAGGCGCTTGTTTCAACTTTTCATAAAATTGAGTCATCAATCCGAGAGTACCTTCATCGGAAACATACCATAAACTCGCCAATGCAGACTTTGTCCCAGCTTGCACCGCAAAGCCAGCAAAACCTAATTCTGCATCTTCGTTACCCAAGGCTGTACGACAAGCACTCAGCACTACTAGTTCTACAGGTGGGTTATTCCAGCCGAGTTGACGGATTTGATCCATTCTCAGTTGAGTGTCCCACAATTGAATATAAGAGTTATTCGGCGCACCTGAGTTAAATTCTCCATGAGTAGCAAGATGAACAATCCCGAATGCTTTTTGCTGTCGTTGGGCTTTGAGATTTGTTAAAGTGAAGGCTTCATTTAAGAAAACTCTACCAGGCCAAAGCTTTTGAGTGATAGTAGTCAATTCTGAAGGTACAGATGGTAATGGGTCTTGATTCATAAATTGCGATGCACCCATACCTAAAACTTCAGATTTCTTAATATCAATATATTGAGTATCTGTCAGGCTCAGACTTGGCATTAAACCAACACTATAGTTTTCAATGAGATACTGTTTACCATCATAAAGTGCGGCTATGGGCATGGTTCGCAAACCTGCATCTACAATAAACACTAGATTATTAATTTGCCTTGCTTGCAGGTTATATTTCAAGGGTGCAATTAACCAGTTGTATAATTTTGTAGCAGGAGTAAGATAGCTGTTTAACAAAGTTGCTTGGGTGACATTGTTGGTAAACTGTTTACTCATAGCTAAGACTTGCGATCGCGTCACATTAACTACTTTCCGAATTGGCTCACCCTTACCTGTAACTACTAATAACTCTAAAACATCATCGTCTTGAGGTGTGAGTTTTTGTTCTGGTAAAACATCTCGTTTGAGAGTTTTCGGTATAAAAGAAACATAAATTAAGGCAGGTTTCACCCCTGTAGCATTTTCAATATTTACTAAAATCTCACTAGCTTCTTTAATACCTTTAATTGGCGGTGTACCTGTACCTAAATATCGCGCAAACTGGTTAGTAAATCTTGCATCAATTTTAAATATATCCTTATCTGTTTCTGCATCTAAAGAAGATTGATTTTTCTCTAAAATTGGTAGACTATCAGTTTTCTTTTCTCCCGTCCCAGAATCACTCACTTCAGTTAGGTCTACATTCAGCAGATTATTCGTTGCGGGATTCAAAGGATTATTTGGCTCTAAAGGAGGAGGATTATTTGTTTCGGGATTAGGTTGGGGATTATCTGTTTCAGGATGAGGCGGAGGAATAATTATTGGTTGTCGCGTTATATTAATATTGATTGATTGCGGTGCAGATTCCGAAACACCATCACTTGCTTTAATTGTAAAAGCCGGTACTCGACCCACAGAACCTCGTTGGGGAGTATAAACTAGAACTGTATTTGAATTTATAATATTTCCAGGCGTAACTGGTGTCCCATCTTGAAAGGTTACAGAACCAGACAATATCCCATCAAAAATTATTTGCCTGACATCATTATTAACATCATTAGTATTGATATTTAATGAACCAAAAGTAAATGTAATATGTTGATTTTGGCGTGTATTAATTACACTATAATTGTCTGTTAAAGTAGGTGGTGTGTTAACAGAATTAATAGAAATTAAGCTAGGAGTACCTTCTGCTCGTCCGCCTAGTGGAATGACAGGAAAAATATGAATTGGGGATGTGGGAGAAATTTGAGAATTGTCACTATCTGGGATAATTTTTTCACTAGCGGTCTCATTACCAACAATACTTATTTTGCTAACATTAATAGCTGCCGCTGTACCATTCAAGTTAGCATCACCCACAATAAATGGAACGTTATTTACACCTCCATCATGTTGAAGCGTAACAGCCCCAGGTTGAGTAAATGCGCTGGTCAAAATTGAATTTCCGGTAGGCTGACCATTATCAAGAATTTCTCCTAATATCCTAACTGTTCCATTGGCTAAAAGATTAACATTACCACCTTGAGCGAATGGGGGTGTATTGGTCAACAAAATACCAGATTGATTTGGAGAATTTGTATTGATAAACTCAATTTGCCCAATATCAATACTCCTAGCACTTGTATTAATACTACCAACAGTAATATTACCATCAGCTATTAAATTGACTGCACCTGCATTAGCAGTCCCTAAAATCAAAGCTGCTGAAGCATCAATATTATTAGTTGTAATATTACCGCCTGCTGTTAAATTAACTGCGCCTGCCGTAGCAGTTTCAAAACGACTGAAAGCTGAAGCATCAATATTATTAGTTGTAATATTACCGCCTGCTGTTAAATTAACTGCGCCTGCCAAACCAGTAAATCTATCAGCAGTGGTAATATCTTGAGTTGTGATATTACCTGCTGCCTGAATAGTTACAGTCTTTTGATCGACAATGCTATTTGTAATAACAACATCACCATTGCTAACAGTCAAACCAGAACCAGTTAACTTTACCGTACCATTTTCAATCTGCAAACCAGAAGCATTCCCAACACCACCACCAGTTAACAATGCTGGTAACGAATTTGATACCAGATTATTATTAGTTGCATTCAGCGGTTGAATTTCTAAACTTAAAGGATTCCCCGCCATACTCAATTTGAGTAAACTACTGCCGGGTACAGCCGCAATTGTGATGTTACCACCAGGCGCTGACAAAGTTCCTGTACTTACCACTGTGCCACCAAATAAACTTAAATTATTCCCTGATGGCACTGCCAAATTACCTTGATTGAAAATGGCACTAGCGACACTGCTATCAAACGCGAAACTATTGGGTGTACCGATAAGTTGGCTGTAGTCGTTTGTCCCAACCGCATTTAACCAGTTATTATTACCAAAACCGAGGCGTGTGGCTGTGGTAGCGGTGAATGATGCAGGTACATTTAAACTAGAATTAGCACCAAAGATAATGCCTGCGGGGTTGATTAAATATAAGTTAGAATTCCCGCCACTAACGCGAATGATGCCGTTAATTATTGATGCTTCACCACCTGTAACTCTACCTAAGATATTTTGAATTGATGGTTGCGATAAAAAGTTAGCTGTTTGGTTAGCATCTAGACCAAATTTGCTGAAGCTATGAAAGAGGTTGGCTTTGTCGCTACTTAAACTACCACCACTAATATTAATATTGTTACCTTGAGTGTTAACAGTTGTGCCTGTACCATCATTAGCGGGGGTGATCTTTTGGGCTTGGACTTTTGCAGGTATTAAATATAAACCTAAAATGATGTTGATAACTGTTAATATTTTGACTTGAGATAAATATTTTTGCTGATGTTGTTGAAAAATTATTGGTAATTTGCTTGGGATTTTATTAAATTTAATATGCAAAAAAAAACTGATAACATACTTATTTTAAATTAAAACTCTATGTAAACTGATTTTTTGATAGTTTAAAGTATACATGAGTCAGTGTGCGTTTAAAAGCTTTCTAAATATTAAATTTTCCATATTGCCAATTGGTTAACTTCAAAAAGTTAAGAAAAAATAAATTTTTATATATAAAATTTTTCAATTACTTATGAATCCATAAAAACCCAAATTATTTAAATGAGAAATTCCCCAAATTATTTAGAATGAATGTATCAGAAATTTGGCAATCTCATCTGGAGAATGAGCTATAAAATCTGCACCGTGGGTTTGTAACTCTTGCTCAGTTCCATAACCATAGGTCACACCAATTGTAGTAATATGATGGTGTTTGGCTCCGATTATGTCGTGTTTGCGATCGCCTACCATCACTGCATTCTCAGGTAAAAGCTTTTCTGTCAGTAAAATATAGTGAATTAAATCAGCTTTGACACTCCGCACTCCATCAAGTTCACTACCATAAACACCATCAAACAGTGCTGATAAGCCAAAATGTTCAATAATCCGTGTCGTGTAAATATAAGGCTTGGAAGTTGCCACAAAGGTTTGATAACCAGCACAACGAATAGCTTGAAGAGTGTCTAAAACTTGGGGATAAAGAGTATTTTCAAATAAGCCAATCGTAGAAAAACGACTACGGTATAGTGAAATTGCTTGTGCCAGCATCATCTCATCTGAAGTCTTCAGTAGCTGAGAAAAACTGTCTTTAATTGGCGGGCCAATAC
This window of the Nostoc sp. HK-01 genome carries:
- a CDS encoding serine/threonine protein kinase with Chase2 sensor, translating into MLGQDSQHRNFRQTVLTIGGTVVVTSVAIAGLILGLRELGSLQGMELAAFDWLMRSRPDEGIDNRFLIVGVDDTDIQTRKEYPIEDGTMAQLLTKLEEHEPRVIGIDILRDVKQGTAAGRTDLMQTLSANENIAAVCVVSKADSPGIAAAPGIPEDRVGVADFTVDAGGTVRQGMIISIPKASKLPKPSEHICNIADPENQLPSLSFQMVVRYLAAQGIEPELTKSGELKFGSTVLKRLTPKSGGYHNIDTSDYQILLNYRSAKNAVKQVSLSEVLANKVDPALIKDKIVMIGYTAQIVKDTFYTPYSAGSADSQKMPGVVVHAQNASQILSAVLNKRPLFWYWNELQEGLWVFAWSLVGGFLAWRIRKPWLLILGGGVAIAILLGTNYIIFIHAGWIPLVPPVLSLLGSAVAVVLIDRYAATIVKTVKGFLKINIDIDEDKKNQEVAAITESDYFLELQHKAKDLRVRENEDKLSLTTTPVVNDFDTHNLLPDTIINKPSNIETTDIDYLQQVRDRRNKLNSQETLLPQTSNTNLEITTTPTTIEEPDELEYLADLQRRSKKLKENK
- a CDS encoding transcriptional repressor, CopY family protein, which gives rise to MNYQEPAESSPQNSKLDIIDLPDEQRQLVNWITRQQKVSLSEVSSHLNITEELAQQQLQILINQGFIQESEDNQLVCYQPRFSTQKKSKLSQNIWDKL
- a CDS encoding cobyrinic acid a,c-diamide synthase: MSKIVSIHSFRGGTGKSNSTANLAGIVARYGYRVGIVDTDIQSPGIHVLFGFDDQKIKYSLNDYLWGRCNIEESAYDVSSTLSQTVGAKGRIYLIPSSIKARDITKVLREGFDFNLLNEGFQKLLVALKLDYLFIDTHPGLNEETLLSIAISDILVLILRPDRQDFQGTAVTVEVARKLEVPKMLLLINKALPALDFDALKQQVEKTYNAPVAGVLPLSEELIQLASSDLFCLRHPEHPFSQVMTKVAKMIIQ
- a CDS encoding filamentous hemagglutinin outer membrane protein, whose translation is MHIKFNKIPSKLPIIFQQHQQKYLSQVKILTVINIILGLYLIPAKVQAQKITPANDGTGTTVNTQGNNINISGGSLSSDKANLFHSFSKFGLDANQTANFLSQPSIQNILGRVTGGEASIINGIIRVSGGNSNLYLINPAGIIFGANSSLNVPASFTATTATRLGFGNNNWLNAVGTNDYSQLIGTPNSFAFDSSVASAIFNQGNLAVPSGNNLSLFGGTVVSTGTLSAPGGNITIAAVPGSSLLKLSMAGNPLSLEIQPLNATNNNLVSNSLPALLTGGGVGNASGLQIENGTVKLTGSGLTVSNGDVVITNSIVDQKTVTIQAAGNITTQDITTADRFTGLAGAVNLTAGGNITTNNIDASAFSRFETATAGAVNLTAGGNITTNNIDASAALILGTANAGAVNLIADGNITVGSINTSARSIDIGQIEFINTNSPNQSGILLTNTPPFAQGGNVNLLANGTVRILGEILDNGQPTGNSILTSAFTQPGAVTLQHDGGVNNVPFIVGDANLNGTAAAINVSKISIVGNETASEKIIPDSDNSQISPTSPIHIFPVIPLGGRAEGTPSLISINSVNTPPTLTDNYSVINTRQNQHITFTFGSLNINTNDVNNDVRQIIFDGILSGSVTFQDGTPVTPGNIINSNTVLVYTPQRGSVGRVPAFTIKASDGVSESAPQSININITRQPIIIPPPHPETDNPQPNPETNNPPPLEPNNPLNPATNNLLNVDLTEVSDSGTGEKKTDSLPILEKNQSSLDAETDKDIFKIDARFTNQFARYLGTGTPPIKGIKEASEILVNIENATGVKPALIYVSFIPKTLKRDVLPEQKLTPQDDDVLELLVVTGKGEPIRKVVNVTRSQVLAMSKQFTNNVTQATLLNSYLTPATKLYNWLIAPLKYNLQARQINNLVFIVDAGLRTMPIAALYDGKQYLIENYSVGLMPSLSLTDTQYIDIKKSEVLGMGASQFMNQDPLPSVPSELTTITQKLWPGRVFLNEAFTLTNLKAQRQQKAFGIVHLATHGEFNSGAPNNSYIQLWDTQLRMDQIRQLGWNNPPVELVVLSACRTALGNEDAELGFAGFAVQAGTKSALASLWYVSDEGTLGLMTQFYEKLKQAPIKAEALRRAQVAMLKGQVRIEMGRLRTARGDVALPPVLLELGDRKLTHPYFWAAFTMIGNPW
- a CDS encoding HAD-superfamily hydrolase, subfamily IA, variant 1, giving the protein MPANAILFDLDGTLTDPKPGITRCIQYALSELGHTPPEADELNWCIGPPIKDSFSQLLKTSDEMMLAQAISLYRSRFSTIGLFENTLYPQVLDTLQAIRCAGYQTFVATSKPYIYTTRIIEHFGLSALFDGVYGSELDGVRSVKADLIHYILLTEKLLPENAVMVGDRKHDIIGAKHHHITTIGVTYGYGTEQELQTHGADFIAHSPDEIAKFLIHSF